A window of Hyperolius riggenbachi isolate aHypRig1 chromosome 1, aHypRig1.pri, whole genome shotgun sequence contains these coding sequences:
- the LOC137561902 gene encoding uncharacterized protein, whose translation MAPKKKRGGRAAAPAKSSGVDVGRKTFSTEELIVRVQLYPQLYDKGHTLYKDPSHTRLVWFEIAEHFFAEHWYTTLQDAEKEELMLECKTRWRSVKDAYIKDLKLEIHESRSGSGLSKRKPYKFAQNMEFLRPCVELRNTEDNLTMVVCDSDSESTMLESVGDCTISDTPSPSTSETQSTSDRGNTASKAASTASRSIASEHTKKKSKKSDSDELLTSLKSVMNVMEREKNPAYTLAISLIPLIETVPKGNMFRLRHALIDTIQSCVSEDTEQAPTTAPPPMLSHQVPTNVPNVQYSHCAMPRTSVYGGESMGRTPNYPYQGIAQSNVRPDFEQVHESQHAPYMQLPRHAYSPQYMHTLGAGDAQHNRPQQVGQQHGDMSGQGATAMNTISSSLTESLYLTDL comes from the exons ATGGCGCCGAAGAAGAAGAGAGGAGGGCGCGCCGCTGCTCCTGCAAAAAGCAGCGGCGTGGATGTAGGGAGAAAAACTttctccacagaggagctcatagTGAGGGTACAGCTGTACCCTCAGCTATATGACAAGGGTCATACGCTGTACAAAGACCCTAGCCACACCAGGCTTGTGTGGTTCGAGATAGCTGAACATTTCTTTGCAGAACATTGGTACACCACCCTTCAAGATGCAGAGAAAGAGGAACTAA TGCTTGAATGCAAAACACGGTGGAGATCAGTCAAAGACGCTTATATCAAAGATCTTAAACTGGAGATTCATGAATCAAGAAGTGGTTCTGGACTGTCAAAAAGAAAACCATACAAGTTCGCCCAAAATATGGAGTTCCTACGCCCCTGTGTGGAATTACGAAA CACGGAGGATAATCTGACAATGGTTGTATGCGACTCAGACAGTGAAAGTACCATGTTGGAATCTGTTGGTGATTGTACCATTTCCGATACTCCAAGTCCATCAACTTCTGAAACTCAATCTACTAGTGACAGAGGGAATACTGCTAGCAAGGCTGCTTCTACAGCATCTAGAAGCATAGCAAGTGAACatacaaagaaaaaaagtaagaaaagTGACAGTGACGAGCTACTAACCTCTCTCAAATCTGTCATGAATGTGATGGAAAGAGAAAAGAATCCCGCCTACACACTTGCAATTAGTTTAATCCCACTTATCGAGACTGTACCAAAAGGTAACATGTTTCGTTTACGTCATGCTTTAATAGACACAATTCAAAGCTGTGTATCAGAGGATACAGAACAGGCTCCTACAACTGCTCCACCACCAATGTTAAGCCACCAAGTCCCAACCAATGTACCCAATGTGCAATACTCTCACTGTGCCATGCCTCGTACTAGCGTTTACGGTGGTGAATCAATGGGACGTACACCTAACTACCCCTATCAGGGTATTGCACAATCTAATGTGCGTCCTGATTTTGAACAGGTACATGAGTCGCAACATGCACCTTATATGCAACTTCCACGTCACGCATATTCTCCACAATACATGCACACACTGGGAGCAGGTGATGCACAACACAATAGGCCACAGCAAGTAGGTCAGCAACATGGTGACATGAGTGGGCAAGGTGCAACAGCGATGAATACTATCTCATCTTCGCTGACCGAATCATTGTACCTAACAGATCTTTAA